A single window of Fischerella sp. PCC 9605 DNA harbors:
- a CDS encoding thioester reductase domain-containing protein, whose protein sequence is MKTAKKSLTAAEIQAWLLSHLAEFLKVAPDEIDTEQPLDSYGLNSTQAMLLVTKAEKMLGFKVAPTLLWHYPTIASLSQRLAEESEELSSDLQDTVAVKNVTPVLDLSAEAVLDPNIRPASGSFVFKSEPDNVFLTGGTGFLGAFLIHELLQQTHADIYCLVRAANPAEGKQKLKKNLQSYALWDEQFSSRIIPVIGDLSQPLLGISKEGFEMLAANLDSIYHSAATLNYVYPYSALKNPNVLGTQEVLRLASIFKVKPVHYVSSVAVFESPFYAGKVVKEDDSFEHWQGIFLGYSQTKWVAEKLVTIARKRGLPVTIHRPPLIAGDSQTGVCNTDDFINLVIKGCIQMGCFPDVDYMLDASPVDYVSKAIVYLSKQKESLGKAFHLQHPAPVPLSNLLEWMRSLGFSIQVIPYQEWQTKLINDISSADNPLYTLRPFLLERWSEEQITIPDLYLQTRRPKINCEATLNALAGSGIVCPPMDTQLFMTYSAFLIQNGFLNVA, encoded by the coding sequence ATGAAAACAGCAAAAAAATCTTTAACAGCAGCAGAAATTCAAGCTTGGTTGCTATCACATCTTGCTGAATTCTTAAAAGTTGCACCCGACGAAATCGATACTGAACAACCATTAGATAGTTACGGTTTGAATTCTACCCAGGCGATGTTGCTTGTTACCAAAGCAGAGAAAATGCTAGGATTTAAAGTGGCTCCAACGCTGCTGTGGCATTACCCAACAATTGCATCGCTATCACAGCGTTTAGCTGAAGAATCTGAAGAATTATCATCAGATTTACAAGATACTGTTGCAGTTAAAAATGTAACTCCTGTCTTAGATTTAAGTGCTGAAGCTGTTCTCGATCCAAACATTCGTCCTGCATCTGGCTCTTTTGTGTTTAAAAGCGAACCAGATAATGTCTTTTTAACAGGTGGAACTGGCTTTTTAGGAGCTTTTTTAATCCACGAACTACTACAGCAAACTCATGCAGATATTTATTGCTTAGTACGTGCTGCTAATCCAGCAGAAGGTAAGCAAAAACTCAAGAAAAATTTGCAAAGTTATGCGCTGTGGGATGAACAATTCAGTTCAAGAATTATACCTGTTATCGGCGATTTATCTCAACCACTATTAGGGATTAGCAAAGAAGGCTTTGAAATGCTAGCTGCTAATCTTGATAGTATCTATCACAGTGCTGCAACGCTAAATTATGTTTATCCCTACTCAGCGCTCAAAAATCCCAACGTTTTAGGAACGCAAGAAGTGTTACGCTTGGCAAGTATTTTTAAAGTCAAGCCTGTACATTATGTTTCTAGCGTCGCAGTTTTTGAATCGCCTTTTTATGCTGGCAAAGTTGTTAAAGAAGATGATAGCTTTGAGCATTGGCAAGGCATTTTTCTGGGTTATTCTCAAACTAAATGGGTAGCAGAAAAGCTAGTCACAATTGCTCGTAAAAGAGGGCTTCCTGTAACTATCCACAGACCACCTTTAATTGCAGGAGATAGCCAAACAGGTGTTTGCAATACAGATGATTTTATCAACTTGGTAATTAAAGGCTGTATCCAAATGGGATGTTTTCCAGATGTGGATTATATGTTGGATGCATCACCTGTAGATTATGTGAGCAAAGCCATTGTTTATCTATCCAAACAAAAAGAATCACTAGGCAAAGCTTTTCACTTACAGCATCCCGCACCTGTTCCGTTATCTAATTTACTTGAATGGATGCGTTCTCTTGGTTTTTCTATTCAAGTAATTCCCTACCAAGAGTGGCAAACCAAGTTAATTAACGATATCTCTTCCGCAGATAATCCGTTATATACGCTACGACCTTTCTTATTGGAACGCTGGTCGGAAGAACAAATCACTATTCCAGATTTGTATTTGCAAACTAGAAGACCGAAAATCAATTGTGAGGCTACTTTGAATGCACTTGCTGGTAGTGGTATTGTTTGTCCGCCAATGGATACACAATTGTTTATGACTTATTCTGCTTTCTTGATTCAAAATGGTTTTCTGAATGTTGCGTAG
- a CDS encoding SDR family NAD(P)-dependent oxidoreductase, producing the protein MTTVAQIRPSSVFLVSGGAKGITAKCAIRLAQQYPCKFILLGRSELLETEPEWAKDCFDEATLKKRIMEYLLSLGEKPTPMSLQKVYNQISSSREIKETLAAIQKAGGQAEYISADVTDVSALNQKLATAVERIGQITGIIHGAGNLADKLIEKKTEQDFEKVYTAKVQGLENLLSCIKPSQLEHLVLFSSVTGFYGNIGQSDYAIANEILNKSAHLIKQKYPQCHVVAINWGGWDSGMVTPELKKEFARRGIDIIPVEAGTQMLVREMHLANHNTTQVVIGSPMTPPAATIEPELRSYRIRRKLALAANPFLQDHVIAGNPVLPATCAVSWMSDVCEKLYPGYKAFSSTDFRIFKGITFNETLADEYILDLQETSKNIDTHEVNFLCKISSKTPEGKTIYHFSTQVKLLRDIPPAPTYENLNLVEDNIITTTGKDFYQTGESALFHGSTFQQLRRVINISPDKITVECFWQEIDKTKQGQFPAYWINGFTTDLSTHPLWIWLYHYHQEICLPGQQERYEQFAKTPYNQPFYVSCEIKSKTQTGVVADFFVHDQQGTIYSQLLGGKGIIFPAKLMRPKA; encoded by the coding sequence ATGACTACAGTAGCTCAAATTCGCCCTTCATCAGTTTTTCTGGTCAGTGGCGGTGCTAAAGGTATTACAGCTAAGTGTGCTATTAGGTTAGCACAGCAATATCCTTGCAAGTTTATTCTTCTTGGACGTTCGGAACTTTTAGAAACAGAACCTGAGTGGGCTAAAGATTGTTTTGATGAAGCGACATTAAAAAAACGCATCATGGAATATCTTCTTTCTCTTGGAGAGAAGCCCACACCCATGAGCTTACAAAAGGTTTATAATCAAATTTCTTCGAGTCGAGAAATTAAAGAAACTTTGGCGGCGATTCAAAAAGCAGGTGGTCAAGCAGAATATATCAGTGCTGATGTGACTGATGTCTCGGCTTTAAATCAAAAACTTGCTACTGCTGTTGAACGTATAGGTCAAATTACAGGCATCATTCACGGTGCTGGCAATTTAGCCGATAAGTTGATTGAAAAGAAAACAGAACAGGATTTTGAAAAAGTTTACACTGCTAAAGTGCAAGGTCTAGAAAATCTTTTATCTTGCATCAAACCCAGTCAACTTGAACATTTAGTTTTGTTTTCTTCGGTAACAGGTTTTTACGGTAATATCGGACAATCTGATTATGCTATTGCTAACGAAATTCTCAACAAATCAGCCCATTTAATCAAGCAAAAATATCCCCAGTGTCACGTTGTTGCTATTAACTGGGGAGGTTGGGATAGTGGCATGGTGACACCAGAATTGAAAAAAGAATTTGCCCGTCGGGGTATTGATATTATCCCAGTGGAAGCGGGAACACAAATGTTAGTTAGAGAAATGCATCTTGCCAATCACAATACCACACAAGTTGTGATCGGCAGTCCAATGACTCCACCCGCTGCAACTATAGAACCAGAACTCCGCAGCTATCGCATCCGTCGTAAACTTGCACTCGCAGCAAATCCCTTTTTACAGGATCATGTAATTGCCGGTAATCCCGTTTTGCCAGCAACTTGTGCAGTATCATGGATGTCCGATGTTTGCGAAAAACTATATCCAGGATATAAAGCATTTAGTAGTACAGATTTCCGGATATTCAAAGGAATTACCTTCAATGAAACCTTAGCTGATGAATATATTCTCGACTTGCAAGAAACTTCCAAAAATATCGATACTCACGAAGTTAATTTCTTGTGCAAAATTTCGAGTAAAACTCCAGAAGGTAAAACCATATATCACTTCAGCACTCAAGTTAAACTCCTGCGTGACATTCCTCCCGCCCCTACCTATGAAAACCTGAATCTCGTAGAAGATAACATCATTACCACCACTGGTAAAGACTTTTATCAAACAGGAGAATCAGCATTATTTCACGGTTCCACTTTCCAACAACTTAGAAGAGTAATAAATATTAGTCCCGATAAAATCACCGTCGAATGTTTTTGGCAAGAAATCGACAAAACCAAACAAGGTCAATTTCCAGCATATTGGATCAATGGATTTACAACCGATCTGAGTACCCATCCCTTATGGATTTGGCTATATCATTACCATCAAGAAATTTGCTTGCCAGGACAACAAGAAAGATACGAACAATTTGCCAAAACACCCTATAATCAACCATTCTACGTCTCCTGTGAAATCAAAAGTAAAACACAAACAGGCGTAGTTGCTGATTTCTTTGTACACGATCAACAAGGAACAATCTACTCACAACTCTTGGGAGGTAAAGGCATTATTTTCCCAGCCAAATTAATGCGACCAAAAGCATAA
- a CDS encoding PfaD family polyunsaturated fatty acid/polyketide biosynthesis protein, with product MKTVDAVLGKQENGLDFYGQTCNFNQVWKGSLDCITFDPTIIKEKLLSLDKPCYIVRVDGKIGVSNDGYLSPLDNGKTGQIELLTVIPPIKLQQLGDPNFLSFHGVKYAYTTGAMAGGIASEEMVIALGKEGILSSFGAGGLPPNRLEIAINRIQQTLPNGPYAFNLIHSPNEPAIERGAVDLYLKYGVRTIEASAFLDLTPNIVYYRAAGLGVNAANEIEIKNKVIAKISRREVASKFMQPAPLKMLKELVAQGLISELQANLAAKIPLADDITAEADSGGHTDNRPLVCLLPSIVALRDEIQAQYNYEKPIRVGVAGGIATPQSALAAFMMGAAYVVTGSINQSCIESGSCQHTKQLLAQADMADVMMAPAADMFEMGVKLQVLKRGTMFPLRAQKLYEIYRNYNSIEEIPNQEREKLEKQVFRKPLAQVWEETVTYLSQKNPEKLGKAVNNPKMKMALIFRWYLGLSSRWSNSGEKGREVDYQIWCGPAIGSFNDWLRGSYLSDPNNRRVVDIANHIMIGTAYLYRIQSLKIQGLQISNYYTQYSPVHSTLEV from the coding sequence GTGAAAACAGTAGATGCGGTACTAGGTAAACAAGAGAATGGTCTTGATTTTTATGGACAAACCTGCAACTTCAATCAGGTATGGAAAGGTTCCTTAGATTGCATCACATTTGACCCTACCATAATCAAAGAAAAACTTCTATCTTTAGATAAACCTTGTTATATTGTTAGAGTTGACGGCAAAATTGGTGTCAGTAACGACGGTTATTTGTCTCCTCTTGATAATGGTAAAACAGGACAAATTGAACTGTTAACGGTGATTCCACCCATCAAGCTACAACAATTAGGAGACCCAAATTTTCTCTCTTTTCATGGCGTGAAATATGCCTATACCACTGGTGCAATGGCTGGTGGTATTGCTTCAGAAGAAATGGTTATTGCTCTCGGAAAAGAAGGAATTTTGAGTTCCTTTGGTGCAGGTGGTTTACCTCCAAATCGCTTAGAAATAGCTATTAACCGCATCCAGCAAACCTTGCCAAATGGGCCCTATGCTTTCAATTTAATTCACAGTCCGAATGAACCTGCAATTGAGCGTGGTGCAGTGGATTTATACCTCAAATATGGGGTGAGAACAATAGAAGCTTCGGCATTTTTGGACTTAACTCCTAACATTGTTTATTATCGTGCGGCGGGACTGGGTGTAAATGCAGCCAATGAAATTGAAATAAAAAATAAGGTTATTGCCAAAATTTCCCGTCGTGAAGTTGCTAGTAAATTTATGCAACCAGCGCCGCTAAAAATGCTCAAAGAACTGGTTGCACAAGGATTAATTAGTGAATTACAAGCGAATTTAGCCGCTAAAATTCCCCTAGCCGATGATATTACAGCAGAAGCAGATTCTGGTGGTCATACTGATAATCGTCCTTTGGTTTGTTTGTTACCTTCAATTGTCGCTTTGCGGGATGAAATTCAGGCACAGTATAACTATGAAAAACCCATTCGAGTTGGGGTAGCAGGGGGAATTGCGACACCACAATCAGCCTTAGCTGCTTTTATGATGGGTGCTGCATATGTAGTGACTGGTTCAATTAATCAATCATGTATTGAATCTGGAAGTTGTCAGCATACCAAGCAATTGTTAGCACAAGCAGATATGGCTGACGTGATGATGGCCCCAGCCGCAGATATGTTTGAAATGGGGGTAAAATTGCAAGTTCTTAAACGCGGTACGATGTTCCCTCTCCGCGCTCAAAAATTATATGAAATCTACAGGAACTATAACTCAATTGAAGAGATTCCTAACCAGGAAAGAGAGAAGCTAGAAAAACAAGTTTTTCGCAAGCCGCTTGCTCAAGTTTGGGAAGAAACTGTAACTTATCTATCTCAAAAAAATCCAGAAAAACTCGGGAAAGCTGTTAATAATCCCAAAATGAAAATGGCATTGATTTTCCGCTGGTATTTAGGGTTGTCTTCTCGCTGGTCTAATTCTGGAGAAAAAGGTCGAGAAGTAGATTATCAAATTTGGTGTGGCCCAGCAATAGGTAGCTTCAATGATTGGCTGCGAGGTTCCTATCTGTCAGATCCAAATAATCGCCGAGTAGTTGATATCGCTAACCACATCATGATTGGTACTGCATATTTATACCGGATTCAAAGTTTGAAAATTCAAGGACTGCAAATTTCGAATTATTACACTCAGTATTCCCCAGTTCATTCTACATTGGAAGTCTAA
- a CDS encoding NAD-dependent epimerase/dehydratase family protein — MNLKDKTILITGIGGFIGLRTTELAIARGMHVRGLENDPNNAKTAQSLGAKVIVGSVCDPIVAQEACQGADIVLHTAALVKEGGSLDEFRNVNVGGTLNIASAARNAGVKTFVHLSSVIVYGFTYANKVTEEGPLRSENNPYSLTKIESEQEILKLNAPPDFGVIIIRPTAVYGPRSNPWVIRPLSLMRQRRFVIPDAGGGVMNHVYIDNLIDGIFLAIEKEAYGEAFNISDGQETSWKEYYKRLAKVGNVPAPLSLPAPIVKSLIRLEWLRMKILGQQPVIFPAAVDFSTSPHAYSIKKAQTQLGYEPKITLEEGMEYIREWLDNTDTQTSNN; from the coding sequence ATGAATCTTAAAGACAAAACTATCCTAATTACGGGAATAGGTGGATTTATTGGCTTACGTACTACCGAATTAGCGATCGCCCGGGGAATGCATGTTAGAGGACTAGAAAATGATCCTAATAACGCAAAAACGGCTCAGAGTCTGGGTGCGAAAGTGATTGTTGGTAGCGTCTGCGATCCAATTGTTGCCCAAGAGGCTTGTCAGGGAGCGGACATTGTTCTGCATACAGCTGCCCTCGTTAAAGAAGGAGGATCGCTAGACGAGTTTCGTAATGTCAATGTTGGTGGCACCCTCAATATAGCAAGCGCAGCCAGAAATGCTGGTGTCAAGACTTTTGTTCACCTCTCCAGCGTAATAGTATATGGCTTCACCTATGCAAATAAAGTTACAGAAGAAGGGCCACTCCGTAGCGAGAATAATCCTTACTCTTTGACCAAAATAGAAAGTGAACAAGAAATATTGAAGCTGAACGCACCACCAGATTTTGGTGTCATTATTATTAGACCGACAGCTGTTTATGGGCCAAGGAGCAACCCTTGGGTGATCCGTCCCCTTTCACTAATGCGTCAAAGACGATTTGTGATCCCTGATGCGGGAGGGGGAGTGATGAACCATGTATATATAGATAATCTAATTGATGGAATCTTTCTCGCTATAGAAAAGGAAGCATACGGAGAAGCTTTCAATATCTCTGATGGACAGGAAACCTCTTGGAAAGAATACTACAAACGTTTAGCTAAAGTTGGGAACGTACCTGCACCCTTGTCTCTACCAGCACCAATCGTCAAGTCTTTGATTCGGTTGGAGTGGTTAAGAATGAAAATTTTGGGTCAACAACCTGTTATTTTCCCAGCAGCTGTAGACTTTTCCACTAGCCCTCATGCTTATTCCATCAAAAAAGCGCAAACCCAGCTAGGATATGAGCCGAAAATAACTCTAGAAGAAGGTATGGAATATATACGGGAATGGCTAGACAATACAGATACCCAGACATCAAATAACTGA
- a CDS encoding PfaB family protein, producing MEKIAIIGFSCLFPDAKNPEEFWQNLIQQKDSTSSITSEELGVNPQIFYEPTKGKPDKIYSLKGGFIRDFKFYPTGYKLPAELLEKLDNTFKWSLHVAKQALQHSGYLDQESLLSRCGVILGTLSLPTKASNQLFAPIYQQVLAPAVRELLQQEEFDLATLNSSDQTSPYNVMISGLPAAIIAQAFSLSNIHFCIDAACSSPQYSIRLASHYLWTHKADLMLAGGISCADPLFIRMLFSGIQGYPENNDISRPLDKLSRGMLTAEGAGMVVLKRYSDAVRDGDRIYATITGNGLSNDGRGKHLLSPNSKGQTLAFERAYQEAQINPNNIDYMECHATGTLLGDSTEFQSIETFFGKYQATPLLGSVKSNVGHLLTAAGSVSLIKVLMSMSRGVIPATINITEPMGSDNNVVSPKRIVTSTTDWPGNTPVKRAAISAFGLGGTNAHMILEQGNTTEAVTPEEPLHPAKLAIVGMDALFGGCDGLDAFERSIYEGTQHFIPLPPNRWYGIEKQAELLKKYGLADGKPPLGAYITDFEIDTVSSKIPPNELEKLNQQQLLLLKVAERALKDAGIKEGANVSVIIATETEYSVHHLQQRWNLSWQIKEGLIAGEISLPSDKVNQLETIVKDGIHHPVESSEYVSYIANIMASRISSLWNFTAPVFTITAGENSTFKVLEVAQHLLTTGEADAVLVGAVDLAGGLKNVLLRNQMAAINTGANTLAYDQKANGWMVGEGAGAVVLKLHETAKKDSDRIYAAVDAISFVQDRLGNSCAKAVHQVCQQALLMAGIKPTDVNYLEVHGSGIPQEDEAEITGLLQAYPGSANDLSCAIGSVKANIGHTYTASGIASLIKTALCLYYRYIPGTPKWTGVKDKGVWGSGIGDRGQGRVNSPHTPFYVAPESRPWFLDKQATKRIAAINSIGMDGTYAHVILSEEPDQTERSSRFLQQTPFYLFPITGRDRTDLLTQLDTLENTVNNGTSLANAANLAFANYKLDAGANYVLVILAHNQNELTREIAAARKGVDKAFASGEDWQTPLGSYFTAKPLGKRGGVAYVYPAAVNSYLGIARNLFRLFPKTLDDIALKKLQHLVADISRIVFPRSLNKLSSRQLETLEQQFLDDPLAIFDVDMLYTRFITQIIRDEFQVKPKFVFGYSLGETSMMSAVGVWDNFTEGIRALHASPLFADRLSGAKTAVREYWHLPPTQDNNFWANYVLMTTPSQVREYLKHENRVFLTQINTPEEVVIAGEPAACERIIQILGCNAFRAPFDHVIHCEAMRSEYGEIARVNTLPTQKNLPDVTLYSAAEYGPVKIESGAIANSIATGLSQQLDFPRLVNRVYEDGARIFIETGAGNICSRWIDKILGNKEHITISLNRRGLDDHSGIVKALAKLVSHQVSVDLSPLYTQVTETNKKSKLTLKKVTLGGQSITDKILTEENKKLFHNLATTAKKPEPINSLQTQPEEMPIQNIMDNSLEQKAAVQFVELTANPQKITRPITILSQAHYQQLNANNIRVHKTHDAFLKSRQEFSQHISELIQLQLLCAENLLSE from the coding sequence GTGGAAAAAATAGCAATTATCGGATTCTCATGCCTATTTCCCGACGCCAAAAATCCTGAAGAATTCTGGCAAAATCTCATTCAACAAAAAGATTCAACATCATCCATAACTTCCGAAGAACTCGGAGTAAATCCACAAATATTTTACGAACCAACCAAAGGTAAACCAGACAAAATTTACTCCTTAAAAGGTGGATTCATCCGCGATTTTAAATTCTATCCTACAGGATACAAACTACCAGCAGAATTACTAGAAAAACTAGATAATACCTTTAAATGGTCACTGCATGTTGCTAAACAAGCTTTGCAACACAGTGGTTATTTAGATCAAGAATCTCTTCTCTCTCGGTGCGGAGTAATATTAGGTACTCTCTCTCTACCTACCAAAGCTTCAAATCAATTATTTGCGCCAATATATCAGCAAGTTTTAGCACCCGCAGTTAGAGAACTTTTACAGCAAGAAGAATTCGATTTAGCTACATTAAATTCATCTGACCAAACTTCACCCTACAATGTGATGATATCGGGCTTACCAGCAGCAATCATCGCCCAAGCTTTTTCACTATCAAATATTCATTTTTGTATAGATGCTGCCTGTTCATCGCCACAATATTCTATTAGGCTGGCATCCCATTATCTGTGGACGCACAAAGCTGATTTAATGCTAGCGGGAGGTATTAGTTGTGCAGATCCGCTGTTTATCAGGATGTTGTTTTCCGGTATTCAAGGATATCCCGAAAATAATGATATCAGCCGTCCTTTAGATAAATTATCGCGGGGGATGCTGACTGCGGAAGGTGCGGGAATGGTGGTGCTGAAACGATATAGCGATGCAGTTAGAGATGGCGATCGCATTTATGCTACCATCACAGGCAACGGGCTTTCTAATGATGGTCGAGGCAAGCATTTACTCAGCCCCAATTCCAAAGGGCAAACTCTCGCTTTTGAACGCGCCTACCAAGAAGCACAAATCAATCCTAACAACATTGATTACATGGAATGCCATGCTACTGGCACGTTATTGGGAGATAGCACCGAATTCCAATCAATTGAAACTTTCTTCGGTAAATATCAAGCAACACCTTTGCTGGGTTCTGTGAAATCTAACGTCGGTCACTTGCTCACCGCCGCTGGCAGCGTTAGCTTAATTAAGGTGCTAATGAGTATGTCTAGGGGTGTCATCCCAGCCACGATTAATATCACAGAACCGATGGGTTCAGATAACAATGTTGTTTCCCCAAAACGCATTGTGACTAGCACCACGGATTGGCCGGGAAATACACCAGTAAAACGCGCCGCTATCAGTGCATTTGGTTTGGGTGGAACCAATGCCCACATGATTTTAGAACAAGGAAATACAACAGAAGCAGTTACACCAGAAGAACCTCTCCACCCTGCCAAACTTGCCATCGTTGGTATGGATGCCTTGTTTGGTGGATGCGATGGTTTAGATGCTTTTGAACGCAGCATTTACGAAGGCACACAACATTTTATTCCCTTACCACCTAACAGATGGTACGGGATAGAAAAGCAAGCAGAGTTACTTAAAAAGTATGGGTTGGCTGATGGTAAACCACCATTAGGAGCATACATCACTGATTTTGAAATCGATACTGTTTCAAGCAAAATTCCGCCGAATGAACTAGAAAAACTCAATCAACAACAATTATTACTGCTAAAAGTTGCCGAACGTGCTTTAAAAGATGCAGGCATTAAAGAAGGCGCAAATGTATCAGTAATAATTGCCACAGAAACAGAATATTCTGTTCATCATTTACAGCAAAGATGGAATTTATCTTGGCAGATTAAGGAAGGATTAATTGCCGGAGAAATTTCTCTACCGTCTGATAAAGTTAATCAATTAGAGACCATCGTAAAAGATGGTATTCACCATCCCGTCGAAAGCAGTGAATATGTGAGTTATATCGCCAATATTATGGCGAGTCGCATTTCTTCACTGTGGAATTTTACTGCCCCTGTTTTTACCATCACTGCGGGAGAAAACTCTACTTTCAAAGTTTTGGAAGTAGCACAACATTTACTTACTACCGGGGAAGCAGATGCTGTACTTGTGGGTGCCGTCGATTTAGCTGGCGGTTTGAAAAATGTGTTGTTGCGAAATCAAATGGCAGCAATTAATACGGGTGCAAATACCCTTGCCTACGACCAAAAAGCAAATGGCTGGATGGTTGGTGAAGGTGCAGGCGCAGTAGTATTAAAGCTGCACGAAACTGCTAAAAAAGATAGCGATCGCATTTACGCGGCCGTTGACGCCATCAGTTTTGTGCAAGATCGTCTGGGAAACAGTTGTGCCAAAGCTGTTCACCAAGTTTGCCAGCAAGCTTTGTTGATGGCAGGTATTAAACCTACAGACGTGAACTATCTCGAAGTTCATGGTAGTGGCATTCCACAGGAAGATGAAGCAGAAATCACAGGTTTGCTTCAGGCTTATCCAGGAAGTGCAAATGATTTAAGCTGTGCAATTGGCAGCGTTAAAGCAAATATCGGTCATACATACACTGCATCGGGAATTGCTAGTTTGATTAAGACTGCCCTGTGTCTTTATTACAGATATATTCCAGGTACACCAAAGTGGACTGGAGTCAAAGATAAGGGAGTATGGGGATCGGGGATTGGGGATCGGGGACAGGGAAGAGTAAATTCTCCTCACACTCCCTTTTACGTTGCCCCCGAATCAAGACCTTGGTTCCTCGACAAACAAGCGACAAAAAGAATCGCTGCCATCAATAGCATCGGAATGGATGGCACTTACGCCCATGTCATATTATCGGAAGAACCAGACCAAACAGAACGCAGCAGCAGATTTTTGCAGCAAACACCCTTTTATTTGTTCCCGATTACCGGACGCGATCGCACAGATTTACTCACACAACTTGATACCCTCGAAAACACTGTTAACAACGGCACTTCTCTAGCAAACGCTGCTAACCTGGCTTTTGCTAACTATAAACTTGATGCGGGTGCAAATTACGTCTTAGTAATTTTGGCACACAACCAAAACGAACTAACCAGAGAAATCGCCGCCGCCCGTAAAGGTGTAGACAAAGCCTTTGCAAGTGGAGAAGACTGGCAAACACCGCTAGGTAGTTATTTCACAGCCAAACCACTGGGTAAACGGGGTGGAGTTGCTTACGTCTATCCAGCAGCAGTCAATTCCTATCTAGGTATCGCCCGTAACCTCTTCCGCTTATTCCCCAAAACCCTCGACGATATCGCCCTCAAAAAACTACAACACCTCGTCGCCGACATTTCCCGCATAGTCTTTCCCAGAAGCTTAAACAAACTCTCATCCCGTCAACTCGAAACTCTCGAACAGCAATTCTTGGACGATCCTCTAGCCATCTTCGACGTTGACATGCTGTATACCAGATTCATCACCCAAATCATTCGGGATGAATTTCAAGTCAAACCTAAATTCGTCTTTGGTTACAGCCTGGGTGAAACCAGCATGATGTCTGCGGTCGGTGTATGGGATAACTTTACCGAAGGAATTCGCGCCTTACACGCCTCACCACTATTTGCCGACAGATTATCGGGTGCAAAAACAGCCGTCCGCGAGTATTGGCATTTACCACCAACCCAAGATAATAACTTCTGGGCTAACTACGTTCTCATGACTACCCCGTCCCAGGTTCGAGAATACCTCAAACATGAGAACCGTGTCTTCTTAACTCAAATCAACACACCAGAAGAAGTCGTCATCGCCGGTGAACCGGCAGCATGTGAAAGAATCATTCAAATTTTAGGCTGCAACGCCTTCCGCGCCCCCTTCGATCATGTCATTCACTGCGAGGCGATGCGTTCAGAATACGGGGAAATAGCTAGAGTTAACACCCTACCCACCCAGAAAAACCTACCAGATGTCACTCTCTATTCTGCTGCTGAGTATGGCCCGGTGAAAATAGAAAGTGGGGCGATCGCTAACAGTATCGCCACAGGATTATCACAACAATTAGATTTTCCCCGCTTAGTCAACCGAGTTTACGAAGATGGGGCCAGAATATTTATTGAAACGGGTGCTGGCAATATTTGCTCACGATGGATTGATAAAATTCTCGGCAATAAAGAACACATCACTATATCTCTAAATAGAAGAGGTTTAGACGACCATAGCGGTATTGTTAAAGCACTAGCAAAACTTGTCAGCCATCAGGTTTCTGTTGATCTATCACCACTCTACACCCAGGTAACAGAAACTAATAAAAAATCCAAACTCACCCTTAAAAAAGTCACATTGGGTGGTCAAAGCATTACTGACAAAATCTTGACGGAAGAAAACAAAAAACTCTTCCACAATCTCGCTACAACTGCCAAAAAACCTGAACCCATCAACTCTCTTCAGACTCAGCCAGAAGAAATGCCAATACAAAATATCATGGATAACAGCTTAGAGCAAAAAGCAGCAGTACAATTTGTTGAGTTAACAGCCAATCCTCAGAAAATTACTCGACCCATTACCATTTTAAGTCAGGCTCATTACCAACAACTGAATGCTAACAATATCAGGGTTCATAAAACCCATGACGCTTTCTTAAAATCTCGCCAAGAATTTAGCCAACACATCAGTGAACTAATTCAACTACAACTACTATGTGCTGAAAATTTACTAAGTGAATAA